Proteins from a genomic interval of Bacillota bacterium:
- the tatA gene encoding twin-arginine translocase TatA/TatE family subunit — protein MIFATKSLIAPALLGPIGIPELAIILVIVLIIFGPKKLPEMGKAIGQSIRELKKATENKEEAKEEETKKAAE, from the coding sequence ATGATATTTGCAACAAAAAGCCTTATTGCACCGGCACTTCTTGGTCCCATTGGAATACCAGAATTAGCCATTATACTGGTAATTGTCCTCATTATTTTTGGTCCCAAAAAACTTCCAGAGATGGGAAAAGCAATAGGGCAAAGCATTAGGGAGCTTAAGAAAGCAACTGAGAACAAGGAAGAAGCAAAAGAAGAAGAAACCAAAAAAGCAGCTGAATAA